AAGCGCCGAGCAGTTCTACCGCCGGGCAGACCGCATGCTCTACGAGGCCAAGCGCCTGGGGCGGAACAGGGTCTGTGCGTGAGGTGAGGCAGTAGTGAGTAGGCAGTAGGCAGTAGGGAACAGGCTTGTCGACGTGCGACGGCCGGACAATCCTCCTACTGCCTACTGCCTACTGCCTACTGCCTACTGCCTACTGCCTACTGCCTACTGCCTACCCAAACAGCCTCCCGTCCGGCCGCCGCTCCTGGCGGATCGGCTCGTCGACATAGGGCGAGAGCCTGGCGAGGCTGGGGCGCTGTTCGGGGCCGCCGGCTGCCGGCGCGCCGGGGACGCTTGCGTTGGACCAGACCTCGTCGCTGATGCTGTCGCGGCCGCCGCTGCGCATGCGCTCGACGATGGTGTTGAGATCGATGTCCTGCACCACCGCATCCTCTGTGTGGTCGCGCACGGCGGAGCCGGGGATGTAGCGGCGGTCGAGGACCTCGAACTTCATCCGCATCGTCGCCGCGACGCCGTCGCCGAAGGCGATGCACTCCCGCTGGCCCATCGAGGACAGGAAGGCGAGCGCCGAGGCGGAGGCATCCGAGATTGCCGAGCGGATGATCGCCTGGTCCTGCTCGTTCGGCAGGCGCATGGCGAAGACGGTCGAGCACTGCGAGAAGATGGTCGGGTCGAGTTCGCCTGGCCGCTGGGTGACGATGCCGAGGTAGCAGCCATATTTACGGCCTTCCTTGGCGATGCGCGCCAGCGCGTGGCGGGTCGGCGCGAAGCCCATGCGCGGATCGACCGGCATGTAGCGGTGCGCCTCCTCGCACAGCAGGAGCAACTCAATCTTGCCGTCGCCCCACAGCGTCAGGTCGAAGGCGAGCCGCGCGAGCACGGAGCAGACCGCGTTGACCACCTCGGAGGGCATGCCCGCCATCTGGAAGCAGGTCACCGGCTTGCCTTGCGCCGGGATGCGGAAGATCCGGCCGATCGCGGCGGTGATGTTGTCCTCGATGATGCGCGAGCCGAACATGAAGCGGAAGCGGGGATCGCGCATGCCGGCATCGAGGCGCTGCCGCAGGGCGCGGTAGATCGGCCTGAGGTCCTTGCTGTCGAGCATGCCCATGCGGTCATCGAGGATGCGCATCAGGTCGGCCATGCGGTAGGGCACCGGCGTGTCGGCCGTGATGCCGCCGGGCTCGGAGCTCCGGCGCAGCGACACGTTGCCCGCGCCGCGATTTTCTTGCTTCGCCGCCGGGATCAGGTCGCGCAGCAGCTCGACCTCCTCGACGATCGGATCGCGGCCGAGATAGAGCACCTCGACCAGTTCCTCGAGGCGGAACATCCAGAACGGCAGGTCGAGCGTCTCGGAATCGAGCGTGATCGACACGTCGGGAAAGGCGCTTGCGAATTCGTTGTGCGGGTCGAGGATCAGGACGCGCAGGTTCGGCCGCGCCTCGATCGCCTTGTGCAGCAGCAGCGATACCGCGCTGGACTTGCCGACGCCCGTCGAGCCGACGACGGCGAAGTGGCGGTTGAGCGTGCGCCCCATCGCGACGTTCGCCGACACGCTTTCGTCCTGCGAAAGATTGCCGACCGGGACCGCGTCATCGCCGCCGATCTCGTAGATCGCGGCAAGGTCGCGCTGGCGGATGCGGTGAGCGATCGCTCCGATATGCGGATATTTCGCGATGCCGCGGTCGAAGACCGGGCGCGCGCCGTCCTGGCCGTCGCGCACCTCGCCGATCAGATCGACATGCACCAGCATGCGGTTGTCGGCCTCCTCGTGCCACGGTCCGTCGACATGGACGTCGTGGACGAGGCCGACGGTGCGGGTGTTCGGCAGGCTGATGGAAATGAACTTGCCGACCGACCACTGGCCGGCCTCCTGGCTCTTGTTGCCGGCGGCGGTGGTTGCGATGGTTGCATGCGCGCCGTCGCACTGGATGACATGGCCGAGGATGCGGGCGGCCTCCTGCGCCGCGTCGCGCACCGGCGGCGCATTCCGCTCGGTCAAATCGCCCTCGTGTTCCTTGAACATCGCTCGTCTCCGGCCCCAACCGGGATTTCTAGCGCGTCGCGGTTAAGGCGGCGTGTGACGGGATGGTTGACGGTGGGTTTATGGAAAAGGCGGCATTTGAAACAACGCGAAAAAAGGAGACGGGCCTGCAAAGGCTCCCATTGTGGGAGCCTTTGGTCCGTGTGCCGTCTTGCCTCAGCGCAGGTGATGCACCTTCTGCAGCCCGTAGACCGGCGTCGGGATCCCTTCCATACGGGCTTTGAGCTGTAGCGCCAGGAACTGCGAGTAGTGGCGCGACTGGTGCAGGTTGCCACCGTGGAACCAGAGCGCCTCCTGCTGCGTCGGCTTCCACATGTTGCGCTGCTCGCCTTCCCACGGGCCGGGGTCTTTGGTGGTGGCAGAGCCCAGGCCCCAGCATTTTCCCACCTTGTCGGCGACCTCCTGTGAGATCAACTCGGCGGCCCAGCCGTTCATGGAGCCGTAGCCGGTGGCGTAGACGATGACGTCCGCCGGGATCTTCGTGCCGTCCTCCAGGACGACCGCGTCCTCGGTGATTTCGGCGACCTGGCCGCTCTTCAGCTTGATCTCGCCGTCGATGATCAGCTGCGAGGCGCCGATGTCGATGTAGTAGCCCGAGCCGCGCCTGAGGTATTTCATGAACAGGCCCGAGCCGTCGTCGCCCCAGTCGAGCTTGAAGCCGGCCTTCTCCAGGCCCTTGTAGAACTCCGCGTCACGCTCCTTCATCTGCTGATAGAGCGGAATCTGGAACTCGTGCAGGATCTTGTAGGGCAGGGAGGCGAAGATCAGGTCGGCCTTGGCGGTCGTGATGCCCGACCGTACCGCCTGTTCGGAATAGAGCGCACCGAGGCCGATCTCCATCAGCGTGTCGGAGCGCACGATGTGGGTGGAGGAGCGCTGCACCATCGTCACGTCGACGCCGGCCTCCCAAAGTGCTGCGCAGATGTCGTGGGCGGAGTTGTTGGAGCCGATCACGACCACCTTCTTGCCCTTATAGGCGTCGGGTCCCGGATGCTTGGACGAATGGTGCTGTTCGCCCTTGAATGTCTCCATGCCCTTGAATTTCGGGATGTTCGGCTTGGCGGACATGCCTGTGGCGAGCACGAGCTGCTTCGGACGTAGTGTGATCTCCTTGCCGTCGCGGGTGACGACGACGGTCCATTCCTTCTTCTTCTCGTCGTAGGATGCGCTCTTGGCCTCGGTCGAGGTCCAGTAGTTGAGCTCCATCACCTTGGCGTACATTTCGAGCCAGTCGCCAATCTTGTCCTTGGGCGAGAAGATCGGCCAGTTTTTCGGGAAGTCGATATAGGGGAGGTGATCGTACCAGACCGGATCGTGCAGGCAGAGCGACTTGTAGCGCTTGCGCCATGAATCGCCGGGGCGCTCGTTCTTCTCGACGATGATCGTCGGGACGCCGAGCTGCCTGAGGCGGGCGCCAAGCGCGATACCGCCCTGGCCGCCGCCGATGATGAGGCAATAGGGCTGGCGCGTGTAGCCGAGTTCGGCGGCCTCTGCCTCGCGCTCTTCCTTCCAGGTCGGGCGGTTCCTCGCAGCCCCGTGCTTCGCGCCCAACGGTCGGTCGAAGCCGGCGGGCTCCTCGAAGCCCTTCAGCTCGACCATCGTGGTCAAAAGCGTCCAGATCAGGCCGTTCCTGACACGGATCTGACCAAAGCCGCGTGCGACCTTGGTCTCGAACTGGATCCAGCCTTCAAGCAGCCCGTCCGTCTCGGTCGCATCCTCGCCGTCGGCGATCCGCCAGCCGGAGGGGCCGGTGAGCGCGAGCTGGCTCTCCAGCATGTCGCGGACCTGGTCGCGGCCTTCCATGGTCTTGATGTTCCAGGTGAAGGCGACGAGGTCGCGCCAGTAGCAATCTTCCTGAAAGCAGGCGACGGCCGCCTCGACATCGCCGGACGACAGGGCGCCGCCGAACCTGTCCAGAAGATCGGCGAGCCGTTTGTTGGGTGCCTTGTCGAGCATGTGCATCTCCTCCCTGAGAACGCGTAGATCTTCCGCCCGCGCCTCCCAGGCGGACGGCGAGAGGAGTATGCGGGTGCTGGCAGGGGGCGTCACGCCGTACTAAAGACAGTCGCCGCATCAAGCGTTTAGCGCGTTCCGGCGCTCGCCCGCCGATGCGCGGGAATTGCGGTTGACGCCGCGGGATGAGCGCACTATGGTCCCGCACCATGAAGACGGTTCTCATTCTCGTAGTAGGAAGGCGCATGGGCAAGGCGGTGTAACCGCCGGGCGAGAGCACCCCATGCGCCAGACAGGCTCCCTTCCGGGGGCCTTTTTTATTGCCTTCGATACCGATAAACGACCCACGCGCCGCATGAGACGGCAAACAGACGGAAGACGACGATGAACAAGGCGACGCAGGAAACCGGCCGGCGGGAGATGACGGGCGCGGAGATGGTGGTCCAGGCGCTGAAGGACAATGGCGTCGAGCACATGTTCGGCTATCCGGGCGGCGCGGTCCTTCCGATCTATGACGAGCTCTTCCAGCAGGACGCGGTCCAGCACATTCTGGTGCGCCACGAGCAGGGGGCAGGCCATGCCGCCGAGGGCTATGCGCGCTCGACCGGCAAGCCCGGGGTGATGCTGGTGACCTCCGGCCCGGGCGCGACCAATGCGGTGACGCCGCTGCAGGACGCGCTTATGGATTCCATTCCGCTGGTCTGCATCACCGGCCAGGTTCCGACCACGCTGATCGGCTCCGACGCCTTCCAGGAATGCGACACCGTGGGCATCACGCGGCCTTGCACCAAGCACAACTGGCTGGTGAAGGACGTGAACGAGCTGGCCGGGATCCTGCACGAGGCCTTCCACGTCGCGACAACCGGTCGTCCGGGGCCGGTCGTGGTCGACGTGCCGAAGGACGTGCAGTTCGCGAAAGGCATCTACACGCCGCCGCAGACCGCACCGCGCACATCGTATCAGCCGAAGCTGCAGGGCGACCTGGAGAAGATCAAGGCGGCGGTCGCGCTGATGGCGGGTGCGAAGAAGCCGATCATCTATTCGGGCGGCGGCGTGATCAATTCAGGCCCGGAAGCGAGCCATCTGCTGCGCGAACTGGTCGACCTGACCGGCTTCCCGATCACCTCGACGCTGATGGGGCTGGGCGCCTATCCGGCCTCGGGCAAGAACTGGCTCGGCATGCT
The Mesorhizobium australicum genome window above contains:
- a CDS encoding ATP-binding protein, yielding MFKEHEGDLTERNAPPVRDAAQEAARILGHVIQCDGAHATIATTAAGNKSQEAGQWSVGKFISISLPNTRTVGLVHDVHVDGPWHEEADNRMLVHVDLIGEVRDGQDGARPVFDRGIAKYPHIGAIAHRIRQRDLAAIYEIGGDDAVPVGNLSQDESVSANVAMGRTLNRHFAVVGSTGVGKSSAVSLLLHKAIEARPNLRVLILDPHNEFASAFPDVSITLDSETLDLPFWMFRLEELVEVLYLGRDPIVEEVELLRDLIPAAKQENRGAGNVSLRRSSEPGGITADTPVPYRMADLMRILDDRMGMLDSKDLRPIYRALRQRLDAGMRDPRFRFMFGSRIIEDNITAAIGRIFRIPAQGKPVTCFQMAGMPSEVVNAVCSVLARLAFDLTLWGDGKIELLLLCEEAHRYMPVDPRMGFAPTRHALARIAKEGRKYGCYLGIVTQRPGELDPTIFSQCSTVFAMRLPNEQDQAIIRSAISDASASALAFLSSMGQRECIAFGDGVAATMRMKFEVLDRRYIPGSAVRDHTEDAVVQDIDLNTIVERMRSGGRDSISDEVWSNASVPGAPAAGGPEQRPSLARLSPYVDEPIRQERRPDGRLFG
- a CDS encoding NAD(P)/FAD-dependent oxidoreductase, with amino-acid sequence MLDKAPNKRLADLLDRFGGALSSGDVEAAVACFQEDCYWRDLVAFTWNIKTMEGRDQVRDMLESQLALTGPSGWRIADGEDATETDGLLEGWIQFETKVARGFGQIRVRNGLIWTLLTTMVELKGFEEPAGFDRPLGAKHGAARNRPTWKEEREAEAAELGYTRQPYCLIIGGGQGGIALGARLRQLGVPTIIVEKNERPGDSWRKRYKSLCLHDPVWYDHLPYIDFPKNWPIFSPKDKIGDWLEMYAKVMELNYWTSTEAKSASYDEKKKEWTVVVTRDGKEITLRPKQLVLATGMSAKPNIPKFKGMETFKGEQHHSSKHPGPDAYKGKKVVVIGSNNSAHDICAALWEAGVDVTMVQRSSTHIVRSDTLMEIGLGALYSEQAVRSGITTAKADLIFASLPYKILHEFQIPLYQQMKERDAEFYKGLEKAGFKLDWGDDGSGLFMKYLRRGSGYYIDIGASQLIIDGEIKLKSGQVAEITEDAVVLEDGTKIPADVIVYATGYGSMNGWAAELISQEVADKVGKCWGLGSATTKDPGPWEGEQRNMWKPTQQEALWFHGGNLHQSRHYSQFLALQLKARMEGIPTPVYGLQKVHHLR